The proteins below are encoded in one region of Microbispora sp. NBC_01189:
- a CDS encoding TIGR02680 family protein produces the protein MTRYVPTRAGIINLWDYRDEEFTFANGWLILRGPNGSGKTKALEVLFPFVLDGRIDPKRLNPFASEDRTMKSNLLFRGQDSALGYVWLELRHRDTGEAVTVGIGLHAQRHRDTPVRWHFVAEGRVGADFSLLTADDRPMSKKQLTEELGEHALTATPSDYRHAIDQRLFGLGRERYEQLITLILTLRRPQLAKNLDPGKLSDTLTDGLRPVDDDLIAEASRSFDDMETVQRTLEGLVAADEATQSFLSSYTTYLRTHARWAADALTRRREDVAAHRTALSTAAATLTTAKQAQAEAEETLSVSEDALAGLRARLEQLKSSAAYQALEQLADLERLVRTCAETAAAARTELDRRAAATQKTRVELATAQRLLAELEGAVSRAATDLADEAAAAGITWSPADAGPAGFTDRVGGRVASRTGDLRAVRAAIATQQKAEQTRDLARIALDQALATAARAELAEAEAAKGVAAAREDARIQLAAWGERHRDVPADIQPLAEALEEAGEPDAPSLDAVFGAATAQAVQDLRDAQAQLKSERAATERERAQIKGERAEIAAEHDDAPPAFAARTAERDGKAGAPFWRLVRFAGHVGDDHAAAVEAALEAANLLDAWVTPAPERVAAGDSEGYLVPGAPVTPSLADLLVPEEETPVPAERITAILRSVALGGEADDDRPMISPDGRFAQGIQVGAHHKDHAEYIGATARARRRAVRLAECDARIAALTETIAGLDRRSALTESALEAISTARAALPKTGPIVSALREHEGAAGRLRATRETADSAQSGYDEAVAACGAAERALRRAGAEHSLDPAVVDEVAQAVQRFETMAGALTGRRREEARQRDAVEGSTERLESAADDEAAAAQTEQGARRRHTEEAAKLDALQQTMGAEAGQVLAEVQLAETGIIAASREAESARTAERTALTEVATAQAKLTAAQESLRVAAGEARETAKALAPFAQRELLDVLKCPPGLGWPAQEADWLGSGSGEWELPPEVTAVHEAILTVTRDLTPTEISLKQSTTRLTKALDDLQAQLTTAGQDYRPEWDGADGVIVVRVADEDGPLPVGAFAAKMTSSRKDQQQLLSESEQRILEDALLTRLAQQIHDRTVDARDLIRRMNTEMRSRRMSSGTTVGVSWQLADNLEDEQRAVCGLLDADAARLGPDELSRMRGHFATQIKNARARERELPYRELLTKVLDYRRWRQFTFQLVRPGGAEERLTRAKHSRLSGGEQSVSLHLPLFAAAHAMLNSARPDAPRLLALDEAFAGVDDTGRSELMGLAAQFDLDLFMTGYDLWATHAAVPAAAHYDLAHSPMEHTVSALLLVWDGAELLADDAGELTVALGSPGTRRVEASIVG, from the coding sequence GTGACGCGTTACGTCCCCACCCGGGCCGGGATCATCAACCTGTGGGATTACCGGGACGAGGAGTTCACCTTCGCGAACGGCTGGCTGATCCTGCGCGGGCCGAACGGCTCGGGCAAGACCAAGGCCCTGGAGGTGCTGTTTCCCTTCGTGCTGGACGGCCGGATCGACCCCAAGCGGCTCAACCCGTTCGCCTCCGAGGACCGGACGATGAAGTCCAACCTGCTCTTCCGCGGGCAGGACAGCGCACTCGGCTACGTCTGGCTGGAGTTGCGGCACCGCGACACCGGCGAAGCCGTGACGGTGGGGATCGGCCTGCACGCCCAGCGGCACCGCGACACGCCGGTCCGCTGGCACTTCGTCGCCGAGGGCCGGGTGGGTGCCGATTTCTCGCTGCTCACCGCCGACGACCGGCCGATGAGCAAGAAGCAGCTCACCGAGGAGCTGGGTGAGCACGCGCTCACCGCCACTCCCTCGGACTATCGGCACGCGATCGACCAGCGGCTGTTCGGGCTCGGCCGGGAGCGTTACGAGCAGTTGATCACCCTCATCCTGACGCTGCGCCGCCCGCAACTCGCCAAGAACCTGGACCCCGGCAAGCTGTCGGACACCCTCACCGACGGTCTTCGCCCGGTTGACGACGACCTGATCGCCGAGGCGTCGCGCTCCTTCGACGACATGGAAACGGTGCAGCGGACCTTGGAGGGGCTGGTCGCCGCCGACGAGGCGACGCAGTCGTTCCTGTCGAGCTACACCACTTACCTGCGGACGCATGCGCGCTGGGCGGCCGACGCGCTGACCCGCCGCCGCGAGGACGTCGCCGCTCATCGCACAGCGTTGAGTACGGCCGCCGCCACCTTGACCACCGCGAAGCAGGCCCAGGCGGAGGCCGAGGAGACGCTGTCGGTGAGCGAGGACGCCCTGGCTGGGCTGCGTGCCCGGCTGGAGCAGCTCAAGAGCAGCGCCGCCTACCAGGCCCTCGAACAGCTCGCCGACCTGGAGCGCCTGGTGCGGACGTGTGCGGAGACCGCCGCGGCAGCCAGGACCGAGCTGGATCGGCGCGCCGCCGCCACCCAGAAGACCCGCGTCGAACTCGCAACCGCGCAGCGGCTGCTGGCCGAGCTGGAGGGTGCGGTTTCCCGCGCGGCGACCGACCTGGCCGACGAGGCCGCCGCCGCGGGGATCACCTGGAGCCCCGCCGACGCCGGCCCGGCAGGCTTCACCGACCGGGTCGGCGGCCGGGTGGCCTCCCGGACCGGCGACCTGCGCGCGGTCCGCGCCGCGATCGCCACCCAGCAGAAGGCCGAGCAGACCCGCGACCTGGCCAGGATCGCCCTCGACCAGGCCCTCGCCACCGCTGCCCGGGCCGAACTGGCCGAGGCGGAGGCCGCCAAGGGCGTGGCGGCCGCCCGCGAGGACGCCAGAATCCAGCTCGCCGCCTGGGGGGAACGGCACCGCGACGTGCCGGCCGACATCCAGCCGCTCGCCGAGGCGCTGGAGGAGGCCGGCGAACCGGACGCGCCGAGTCTTGACGCGGTTTTCGGCGCCGCGACCGCGCAAGCCGTACAGGACCTGCGGGATGCCCAGGCCCAGCTCAAGTCCGAGCGGGCCGCCACCGAGCGGGAGCGCGCACAGATCAAGGGCGAGCGCGCGGAGATCGCCGCCGAGCACGACGACGCGCCACCCGCGTTCGCGGCCCGTACGGCGGAACGCGACGGGAAGGCCGGAGCCCCGTTCTGGCGCCTGGTCCGATTCGCCGGCCACGTGGGCGATGACCACGCCGCCGCCGTCGAAGCGGCGCTGGAGGCGGCCAATCTGCTGGACGCCTGGGTCACTCCCGCTCCGGAGCGCGTCGCCGCCGGGGATTCGGAGGGCTACCTGGTGCCGGGTGCCCCGGTGACGCCGAGCCTGGCGGACCTGCTGGTCCCCGAGGAGGAGACCCCGGTTCCGGCCGAGCGGATCACCGCGATCCTGCGTTCTGTCGCGCTCGGCGGGGAGGCCGACGACGACCGGCCGATGATCTCTCCCGACGGACGGTTCGCCCAGGGCATCCAGGTCGGTGCGCACCACAAGGACCACGCCGAGTACATCGGGGCGACCGCCCGGGCCCGTCGCCGGGCCGTACGGCTCGCCGAATGCGACGCCCGGATCGCCGCGCTGACCGAGACCATCGCCGGGCTGGACCGGCGTAGCGCCCTGACCGAGTCCGCACTGGAAGCGATCAGCACCGCCCGCGCCGCGCTGCCCAAGACGGGCCCGATCGTGTCGGCTCTTCGCGAGCACGAGGGGGCCGCCGGACGCCTGCGCGCCACCCGCGAGACCGCCGACAGCGCGCAGAGCGGTTATGACGAGGCCGTCGCCGCCTGCGGCGCGGCAGAGCGGGCGCTGCGCCGGGCAGGGGCCGAACACAGCCTCGATCCCGCCGTCGTGGACGAGGTGGCGCAGGCCGTACAGCGCTTCGAGACCATGGCCGGCGCGCTGACCGGCCGCCGGCGCGAGGAGGCGCGGCAGCGTGACGCGGTCGAGGGCAGCACGGAGCGGCTGGAGTCTGCGGCCGACGACGAGGCGGCCGCAGCGCAGACAGAGCAGGGTGCGCGGCGCAGGCACACCGAGGAAGCGGCCAAGCTGGACGCCCTCCAGCAGACCATGGGTGCCGAAGCCGGCCAGGTGCTGGCCGAGGTCCAGCTGGCCGAGACGGGGATCATCGCCGCGTCGCGGGAGGCGGAGTCCGCGCGGACCGCCGAGCGGACGGCGCTCACCGAGGTCGCCACCGCGCAGGCCAAGCTGACCGCCGCGCAGGAGTCGCTTCGAGTCGCGGCGGGCGAGGCACGCGAGACCGCCAAGGCCCTGGCCCCCTTCGCCCAGCGGGAACTGCTCGACGTCCTGAAGTGCCCGCCCGGTCTGGGCTGGCCCGCTCAGGAGGCCGACTGGCTGGGCTCCGGTTCCGGCGAGTGGGAGCTGCCGCCGGAGGTGACCGCCGTCCACGAGGCGATCCTCACCGTGACGCGCGACCTGACCCCGACCGAGATCTCGCTCAAGCAGTCCACCACCCGGCTGACCAAGGCGCTGGACGACCTCCAGGCGCAGCTCACCACCGCCGGTCAGGACTATCGGCCCGAGTGGGACGGCGCCGATGGGGTGATCGTGGTCCGCGTGGCGGACGAGGACGGGCCGCTGCCTGTGGGCGCGTTCGCCGCGAAGATGACCTCCAGCCGCAAGGATCAGCAGCAGCTGCTCAGTGAGTCCGAGCAGCGGATCCTGGAGGACGCGCTGCTCACCCGGCTGGCTCAGCAAATCCACGACCGCACCGTGGACGCCCGCGACCTGATCCGGCGGATGAACACCGAGATGCGCTCGCGCCGGATGTCATCGGGGACCACGGTCGGTGTGAGCTGGCAGCTCGCCGACAATCTGGAGGACGAGCAGCGGGCTGTCTGCGGTCTGCTCGACGCCGACGCGGCCCGGCTCGGCCCGGACGAGCTGAGCCGGATGCGCGGCCACTTCGCCACCCAGATCAAGAACGCCCGGGCCCGCGAACGTGAGCTGCCCTACCGAGAGCTGCTCACGAAGGTGCTCGACTACCGCCGGTGGCGGCAGTTCACCTTCCAGCTCGTCCGGCCCGGCGGTGCCGAGGAACGCCTCACCCGCGCTAAGCACAGCCGGCTGTCCGGCGGCGAGCAATCGGTGTCGCTGCACCTGCCGCTGTTCGCCGCCGCGCACGCCATGCTCAACTCGGCGCGGCCCGACGCGCCACGGCTGCTCGCCCTGGATGAGGCGTTCGCCGGGGTGGACGACACCGGGCGCAGCGAGCTGATGGGCCTGGCCGCCCAGTTCGACCTGGACCTGTTCATGACCGGGTACGACCTGTGGGCCACGCATGCCGCGGTGCCCGCTGCGGCCCACTATGATCTGGCCCATTCCCCGATGGAGCACACTGTCAGCGCGCTGCTGCTCGTCTGGGACGGCGCCGAACTACTCGCCGACGATGCGGGAGAACTGACCGTCGCGCTGGGCTCGCCCGGCACCAGGCGTGTCGAGGCGAGCATCGTTGGATGA
- a CDS encoding TIGR02679 family protein translates to MDELRGVEWQRLLAAARRRLEQTGGVIDGAVGLANPSEAERRLIIGITGTYRPETVKRLTVSLADLDDALVKMHGMGLLQALASVGGPVRDRPAERAAEVSGRQALVAAAQSARCASEPWFAEWLSAITADGTLTRMVRRGDTHLIRQAAAVLDLLPATFVPLPVLAESATGDTKALVAGSPLATLVLRALALRSGSPAPPSGRAGQRVLWESAGVIVDDLASQVLVLNVTTRGDNVVSRWLDDAAAFGIPFRLTLQQQREHPVVPVAEEIFVCENPAVLRAAAAELGARSAALVCTEGIPSAACHKLLATATAAGSRLRWRADFDWTGLRIVEAAVVRHGASPWRMGATDYAAGLVEGESTPLTGSRSGSPWDPALAEAMAAEGRAVMEERLIPILRTDLSPDA, encoded by the coding sequence TTGGATGAGCTGCGGGGTGTGGAATGGCAGCGTCTCCTGGCCGCGGCCCGGCGCAGGCTGGAGCAGACCGGGGGCGTGATCGACGGTGCCGTCGGGCTCGCCAACCCGTCCGAGGCCGAACGTCGGCTGATCATCGGCATCACCGGGACCTACCGCCCTGAGACCGTCAAACGGCTGACCGTCTCACTGGCGGACCTCGACGACGCCCTCGTGAAAATGCACGGCATGGGCCTGCTCCAGGCGCTGGCTTCGGTGGGGGGTCCGGTCCGGGACCGGCCCGCGGAGCGAGCCGCGGAGGTTTCCGGCAGGCAGGCGTTGGTGGCCGCGGCTCAGTCCGCGAGGTGTGCTTCGGAACCCTGGTTCGCCGAGTGGCTGTCGGCGATCACTGCGGACGGCACGCTCACCCGCATGGTCCGGCGCGGTGACACCCACCTGATCAGGCAGGCGGCAGCCGTACTCGACCTGTTGCCCGCAACCTTCGTCCCGCTTCCCGTCCTGGCCGAGTCGGCCACCGGCGACACCAAGGCGCTCGTTGCCGGCAGCCCGCTGGCGACGCTCGTGCTGCGCGCCCTGGCGCTCCGGTCCGGTTCTCCTGCTCCGCCTTCGGGCAGGGCGGGGCAGCGGGTGCTGTGGGAGTCGGCCGGTGTGATCGTCGACGACCTGGCCAGCCAGGTCCTGGTGCTCAACGTCACGACCCGCGGCGACAATGTGGTCTCCAGATGGCTGGACGACGCCGCCGCGTTCGGGATCCCGTTCCGGCTTACCCTCCAGCAGCAGAGGGAGCACCCGGTCGTGCCGGTCGCCGAGGAGATCTTCGTCTGCGAGAACCCCGCCGTGCTCCGCGCGGCTGCGGCCGAACTCGGGGCCCGGTCAGCCGCCCTGGTCTGCACAGAGGGGATCCCGTCGGCTGCCTGCCACAAGCTGCTCGCCACGGCGACGGCAGCCGGGTCACGACTCCGCTGGCGGGCCGACTTCGACTGGACGGGGCTGCGCATCGTAGAGGCGGCAGTCGTACGGCATGGCGCGTCGCCCTGGCGGATGGGGGCGACTGACTACGCGGCCGGCTTGGTCGAAGGCGAGTCCACCCCGCTCACCGGCAGCAGGTCCGGCAGCCCCTGGGATCCAGCCCTCGCCGAGGCGATGGCCGCCGAGGGCCGGGCCGTCATGGAGGAACGTCTCATCCCAATACTCCGCACCGACCTCTCGCCTGACGCCTGA
- a CDS encoding ATP-binding protein, which produces MRRFIGRDRELNVLRNAFHAVRDAAGSARPGQCILIRGRRRVGKSSLVEEFLRLTETPNLFFTAAGGTAENELAELLDAVARSTLPEREVFSEEAPEQWNAAFRLLAEILPNDRPSVVVIDEVPYLMDRVDAFEGMLQRAWDRSLSRKPVLLLLVGSDLSMMEALNSYDRPFHQRGREMIVGPLNPADIGEMLSLPPAAAFDAALITGGLPLICAEWQAGADVWEFLRDSLDNPISALLVSAERSLAAEFPPQAMSREVLRAIGAGERTFTNIARAAGGIAHTTLTRATDVLTEKRVVAAELPFSLRPSKERRYRVADPYLRFWLAFLDPHMAEIERMRGDLTLSRIKEQWTSWRGRAIEPLIRESLARLLPDGLLPATPAIGGYWTRSNDVEIDLVGVDRQPVAKQLLFLGSIKWLENSAFDSHDLAALQKHRAAITDEPVPLVAVSRNGTSCSGLQAAYGPEELLSAWRRA; this is translated from the coding sequence ATGCGCCGTTTCATCGGGCGGGACCGGGAGCTGAACGTGCTCCGTAACGCCTTCCACGCAGTTCGCGATGCCGCCGGGTCGGCCAGACCAGGTCAATGCATCCTCATCCGGGGGAGGCGGCGGGTCGGCAAGTCGAGCCTCGTCGAGGAGTTCCTCCGGCTCACAGAGACGCCGAATCTCTTCTTCACCGCGGCGGGTGGCACGGCGGAGAACGAACTGGCGGAGTTGCTCGACGCCGTCGCCAGATCCACGCTGCCGGAGCGAGAAGTGTTCTCGGAGGAGGCCCCGGAGCAGTGGAATGCGGCATTCAGGCTGCTTGCAGAGATCCTGCCCAATGACAGGCCGAGCGTGGTCGTCATCGATGAGGTCCCGTATCTCATGGACCGAGTCGACGCCTTCGAGGGCATGCTCCAGCGCGCATGGGACCGCTCGTTGAGCCGCAAGCCGGTACTTCTCCTCCTGGTCGGATCCGACCTGTCGATGATGGAGGCGCTGAACAGCTACGACCGCCCCTTCCACCAACGGGGCCGCGAAATGATCGTGGGGCCGCTGAACCCCGCTGACATCGGCGAGATGCTCAGCCTTCCGCCGGCCGCCGCCTTCGACGCCGCCCTGATCACGGGAGGTCTCCCGCTGATCTGCGCGGAGTGGCAGGCTGGAGCGGATGTCTGGGAATTCCTCCGCGACTCGCTGGACAACCCCATCTCGGCGCTGCTGGTCTCCGCCGAGCGCTCACTGGCCGCGGAGTTTCCACCGCAGGCGATGAGCAGGGAAGTCCTCCGGGCCATTGGAGCCGGGGAACGCACCTTTACCAACATCGCGCGCGCCGCCGGCGGCATCGCCCACACCACTCTCACTCGAGCTACGGATGTCCTGACCGAGAAACGGGTGGTGGCGGCCGAGTTGCCGTTCTCGCTGCGGCCGTCGAAGGAACGCCGCTACCGAGTGGCCGATCCTTACCTGCGGTTCTGGCTCGCGTTTCTGGATCCGCACATGGCGGAGATCGAGCGGATGCGGGGAGATCTCACGCTGAGCCGGATCAAGGAGCAGTGGACGAGCTGGCGCGGCCGCGCGATCGAGCCCCTCATCCGGGAATCCCTCGCCCGTCTCCTGCCGGACGGGCTCCTGCCCGCCACCCCGGCGATCGGCGGGTACTGGACCCGCAGCAATGACGTCGAAATCGACTTGGTGGGTGTCGACAGGCAACCGGTGGCCAAGCAGTTGCTCTTCCTCGGCTCGATCAAGTGGCTGGAGAACTCCGCGTTCGACAGCCACGACCTGGCCGCGCTGCAGAAGCACCGGGCGGCGATCACCGACGAGCCGGTGCCGCTCGTAGCGGTCTCCCGGAACGGGACCAGCTGTTCCGGGCTCCAGGCGGCATACGGCCCCGAGGAACTGCTCAGCGCATGGCGTAGGGCGTGA
- a CDS encoding sugar nucleotide-binding protein: MRILIVGGSGLLGGEAVRQATTNGHVVAATYLTRPGTAEVEWLPLDVRDRTAVFGLIGVLKPDVVVNAAFRQPDWETTAVGAAHVAVATSGKGGRLVHVSSDAVFSGEAITYKEDCVPDPVTPYGAAKAAAEVAVQVIDPTAVIVRTSLIIGDGGSVHESRVHALAAGDAKGVLFTDDVRCPVHVSDLAAALLELARSDRAGVHHAAGADAMSRYELGRLIARRDGLDPARLPSGRRADTGVPGPIDVRLDCRHTQRHLTTRLRGAREFLK; this comes from the coding sequence GTGCGAATCCTCATCGTGGGCGGCAGCGGCCTTCTCGGCGGCGAAGCCGTACGGCAGGCCACGACGAACGGGCATGTCGTAGCCGCCACCTACCTGACGCGGCCGGGGACGGCGGAAGTCGAGTGGCTGCCGCTTGACGTCCGTGACCGTACGGCCGTATTCGGCTTGATCGGCGTGCTCAAGCCCGACGTCGTCGTCAACGCGGCCTTCCGCCAGCCGGACTGGGAGACGACCGCTGTGGGCGCCGCTCACGTGGCCGTGGCGACGTCCGGGAAAGGCGGGCGCTTGGTGCACGTGTCCAGCGACGCCGTGTTTTCCGGAGAGGCGATCACCTACAAGGAAGACTGCGTCCCCGATCCGGTCACCCCGTACGGAGCGGCGAAGGCCGCCGCGGAGGTGGCCGTGCAGGTGATCGATCCCACGGCGGTGATCGTCAGGACCTCTCTGATAATCGGTGACGGCGGCTCCGTACACGAAAGCAGGGTGCATGCGCTTGCCGCGGGTGACGCGAAAGGGGTCTTGTTCACCGACGACGTGCGCTGCCCGGTGCATGTGAGTGATCTGGCGGCGGCCCTTCTGGAGCTCGCGAGATCTGATCGCGCCGGAGTACATCACGCGGCAGGGGCCGATGCGATGAGCCGGTACGAGCTCGGGCGCCTGATCGCACGGCGGGACGGGCTCGATCCGGCTCGCCTCCCATCCGGCCGGCGCGCCGACACCGGCGTGCCTGGGCCGATCGACGTCCGGTTGGACTGCCGCCACACTCAGCGGCATCTCACGACCAGGCTGCGCGGCGCGCGGGAGTTCCTGAAGTAG
- a CDS encoding ABC transporter ATP-binding protein, which translates to MTTDVRETAVALDVAIAANGLRQRYGEFEAVRGVSLTVRRGELFALLGTNGAGKTTTMEVLEGYRPATSGTVEVLGMDPYRRRRALSPRAGIMLQENGLLSDLTVAETIGLWRDLHANPRSPDESLELAGLADKARVRVRQLSGGQKRRLDLVLSVIGRPEVLFLDEPTTGMDPEARRTTWGLIRDLVREGTTILLTTHYLEEAEHLASRLAVMHEGEIRVEGTLEEVIGRQGDRVSFRLPPEIPLDVLPRIGGHAPTVALVGGTPVVTYTITGGDQATRAHAALVPLFAWAAERGVTLERLAVRTASLEDVFHSVVHKSVVKEAA; encoded by the coding sequence ATGACGACGGACGTACGGGAAACGGCGGTCGCCCTGGACGTGGCGATCGCGGCGAACGGGCTCAGGCAGAGGTACGGCGAGTTCGAAGCCGTCAGGGGCGTCTCACTGACCGTCCGCAGGGGCGAGCTGTTCGCCCTGCTCGGCACCAACGGCGCCGGGAAGACCACGACGATGGAGGTCCTGGAGGGCTATCGCCCCGCCACCTCCGGCACCGTCGAGGTGCTGGGGATGGATCCGTACCGCAGGCGCCGGGCGCTCAGCCCGCGGGCCGGGATCATGCTGCAAGAGAACGGCCTCCTCTCCGACCTGACGGTGGCCGAGACCATCGGGCTGTGGCGTGACCTGCACGCGAACCCTCGCTCTCCGGACGAGTCGCTGGAGCTGGCCGGGCTGGCCGACAAGGCGCGGGTCAGGGTACGGCAGTTGTCCGGCGGCCAGAAGCGCAGGCTCGACCTGGTGCTGTCGGTCATCGGCCGTCCCGAGGTGCTGTTCCTGGACGAGCCCACGACCGGGATGGACCCCGAGGCGCGCCGCACGACCTGGGGCCTGATCCGCGACCTGGTGAGGGAGGGCACGACCATCCTGCTCACCACGCACTACCTGGAGGAGGCCGAGCACCTCGCGAGCCGGCTCGCCGTCATGCACGAGGGCGAGATCCGGGTCGAGGGCACGCTGGAGGAGGTCATCGGCAGGCAGGGCGACCGCGTCTCCTTCCGGCTGCCGCCGGAGATCCCGCTGGACGTCCTTCCGCGGATCGGCGGCCACGCCCCCACCGTCGCCCTGGTGGGCGGAACGCCCGTCGTCACGTACACGATCACCGGCGGCGACCAGGCCACGCGGGCGCACGCGGCGCTGGTGCCGCTGTTCGCCTGGGCCGCGGAGCGCGGCGTCACGCTCGAACGGCTCGCCGTCCGGACCGCCTCGCTCGAGGACGTCTTCCACTCCGTGGTGCACAAGTCCGTGGTGAAGGAGGCCGCATGA
- a CDS encoding ABC transporter permease has translation MNDVAQAVRLARVDLTLVFRNRTAFVNAVLLPLLIAGALASNGVGGGTADIPATQYVMTGMMAFILIFATFMNLAGFYTSRREEMVLKRLLGGPATKAAILGGSALGATAVYLGQVVILCGLTSAVMGTGAPADVPLLLLAALLGAAFFSLLAMAVSGLSSTGEMAQIATLPVVLLLVGGSPVMLPPEVLPPALRTAIEFLPMTPIVEIMRTAYLGLDYIGAGHEPLGPLERWGAALPSLGLLAVWIAVAALLARAFFRWDPRRG, from the coding sequence ATGAACGACGTGGCGCAGGCGGTGCGGCTGGCCCGCGTCGACCTCACTCTTGTCTTCCGCAACCGTACGGCGTTCGTGAACGCGGTACTGCTGCCGCTGCTGATCGCCGGGGCGCTCGCGTCCAACGGCGTCGGCGGAGGGACCGCCGACATCCCGGCGACGCAGTACGTGATGACCGGGATGATGGCCTTCATCCTGATCTTCGCGACGTTCATGAACCTCGCCGGCTTCTACACCTCCCGTCGCGAGGAGATGGTGCTGAAGCGCCTGCTCGGCGGGCCGGCCACCAAGGCGGCCATCCTCGGCGGCAGCGCCCTCGGCGCGACCGCCGTGTATCTCGGCCAGGTGGTGATCCTCTGTGGGCTCACATCCGCCGTCATGGGCACCGGGGCCCCGGCCGACGTCCCGCTGCTGCTGCTCGCCGCGCTTCTCGGCGCGGCCTTCTTCTCTTTACTCGCCATGGCCGTCTCCGGCCTGTCCTCTACGGGGGAGATGGCGCAGATCGCGACGCTGCCGGTCGTGCTGCTCCTGGTCGGCGGCTCGCCGGTGATGCTGCCGCCGGAGGTGCTGCCACCGGCGCTGCGTACGGCGATCGAGTTCCTGCCGATGACGCCGATCGTGGAGATCATGCGCACCGCCTACCTCGGGCTGGACTACATCGGCGCCGGTCACGAGCCGCTCGGCCCCCTGGAGCGGTGGGGCGCCGCACTGCCCTCCCTTGGCCTGCTCGCCGTATGGATCGCGGTCGCCGCCCTGCTGGCCCGGGCGTTCTTCCGCTGGGATCCGCGCCGGGGCTGA
- a CDS encoding sensor histidine kinase, protein MNAGIKRARHITFWTLALELVFAWLGPVIQIVVEFRTEGGAGWSRLALVAVGLPVFSWLFLRAVRSTVDGRPAVREVVGSGAVALVMIVLGAVLVTDAPEVVSAMLPFSWSTLTMTWTGVAVLGVSARTAVALTAGAVGGYAALDFLLIPGFGEQQRADLFLYLPMLALLPYSNRLWLWIYRLIIQVDEGRKAQAELAVTEERLRFARDLHDLVGHSLSAIAVKSELAVRLARAAPSQATEEMTAVRGLAKDALREIREAVRGYRAIDLSAELGSVRAVLEAANIRCTLDLPERNPPGEAATLLAWVVREGATNTLRHSAATRFRVTLRLTGATAVLEMVNDGVGEQSADDGGGTGLIGLSERLATAGGSLTARPTGSGEFVLRAVVPTTDHAHILTEVVAR, encoded by the coding sequence ATGAACGCCGGGATCAAGCGGGCGCGTCACATCACCTTCTGGACCCTGGCCCTCGAGTTGGTGTTCGCGTGGCTCGGCCCGGTGATCCAGATCGTGGTGGAGTTCAGGACCGAGGGCGGGGCCGGCTGGAGCCGTCTCGCCCTCGTGGCCGTCGGTCTTCCCGTCTTCAGCTGGCTGTTCCTCCGCGCCGTCCGCTCCACCGTCGACGGCCGGCCCGCCGTACGAGAGGTCGTCGGCTCCGGCGCGGTCGCCCTGGTGATGATCGTCCTCGGAGCGGTCCTCGTGACGGATGCGCCCGAGGTGGTGTCCGCGATGCTGCCGTTCTCCTGGAGCACGCTGACCATGACGTGGACCGGGGTCGCGGTGCTCGGGGTGAGCGCCCGGACCGCCGTCGCGCTGACGGCGGGCGCCGTGGGCGGGTACGCCGCCCTCGACTTCCTGCTGATTCCCGGCTTCGGCGAGCAGCAGCGCGCCGATCTCTTCCTCTATCTGCCGATGCTGGCGCTGCTCCCCTACAGCAACCGGCTCTGGCTGTGGATCTATCGCTTGATCATCCAGGTCGACGAGGGCAGGAAGGCGCAGGCCGAGCTCGCCGTGACCGAGGAACGCCTTCGATTCGCCCGGGATCTGCACGATCTGGTCGGCCACAGCCTCTCCGCCATCGCGGTCAAGAGCGAGCTCGCGGTCAGGCTCGCCCGCGCCGCCCCCAGCCAGGCGACCGAGGAGATGACGGCGGTGCGCGGGCTGGCCAAGGACGCCCTGCGGGAGATCCGGGAGGCCGTGCGGGGCTACCGCGCCATCGATCTTTCCGCCGAGCTGGGCAGCGTGCGGGCCGTGCTGGAGGCGGCGAACATCCGGTGCACTCTCGATCTGCCGGAGCGGAATCCGCCGGGCGAGGCGGCCACGCTGCTCGCGTGGGTGGTCAGGGAGGGCGCCACCAATACGCTGCGGCACAGCGCCGCGACCCGGTTCCGCGTCACGCTGAGGCTGACCGGCGCGACGGCGGTGCTGGAGATGGTGAACGACGGGGTCGGCGAACAGAGCGCCGACGACGGCGGCGGCACCGGTCTCATCGGCCTGAGCGAACGGCTGGCCACCGCCGGCGGCAGCCTGACCGCCCGACCGACCGGTTCGGGGGAGTTCGTCCTGCGGGCCGTCGTGCCGACGACCGACCACGCGCACATCCTCACCGAGGTGGTGGCCCGATGA